The following are encoded together in the Silurus meridionalis isolate SWU-2019-XX chromosome 2, ASM1480568v1, whole genome shotgun sequence genome:
- the fbxo9 gene encoding F-box only protein 9 — protein sequence MAESNQNADAGSVEEAEDENSEDCNLQIELSAFRAQWMSELRPGSMKNGLSKAADLKKKQELAREEKARELFLKAVEEEQNGAVYEAIKYYKSAMQLVPDIEFKINYSRSPDPDRVGGSFLEENENDGEIDDLFAYLQQQLMVEHSCQKICQPEVETSQVHISALPFEVLMYIFRWVVSSDLDMRALEQLSLVCRGFYICARDPEIWRSACLRVWGRSCTKLLPFTSWRDMFLERPRVRFDGVYISKTSYIRQGEESLDGFYRAWHQVDYYRYMRFFPDGYVMMLTTPEEPLATVPRLRSKNARMDSIMIGHYRLSQDTDNQTKVYVVVSKRKDEKLPEYQRSRFCRRYPAPESERSFHVGLQLSSGGRQSFNKLVWIHHSCHITYRSTGETVITAFDLDKMYTPLYFARVKCYTAFSERPL from the exons ATG gcTGAAAGCAACCAAAATGCAGATGCAGGTTCCGTCGAAGAGGCGGAAGATGAAAATTCCGAGGACTGTAACCTCCAG ATCGAGCTCAGCGCTTTCAGGGCTCAGTGGATGTCAGAACTGCGTCCCGGCTCTATGAAGAATGGACTGTCCAAAGCTGCTGATCTGAAGAAGAAACAGGAGTTGGCTAGAGAGGAAAAA GCTCGAGAGCTCTTCCTAAAGGCTGTGGAGGAGGAACAAAATGGAGCCGTTTATGAAG CCATCAAGTACTACAAGAGTGCAATGCAGCTTGTGCCTGACATCGAGTTTAAGATCAACTACAGCAGATCTCCTGATCCAGACCGAGTGGGTGGAAGCTT CCTGGAGGAGAACGAAAACGATGGCGAGATCGACGACCTCTTCGCCTACCTCCAACAGCAGCTGATGGTTGAGCATTCCTGCCAGAAGATATGCCAGCCCGAGGTGGAGACATCGCAGGTGCACATTTCAG CGTTGCCGTTTGAGGTGCTGATGTACATCTTCCGCTGGGTGGTGAGCTCGGATTTGGATATGCGTGCGTTAGAGCAGCTTTCCCTCGTCTGCAGGGGTTTCTACATCTGCGCCAG GGACCCTGAGATTTGGCGTTCGGCCTGTTTGAGGGTTTGGGGTCGAAGCTGCACCAAGTTGCTGCCGTTCACCTCGTGGAGGGACATGTTTTTAGAGCGGCCACGTGTCCGCTTTGACG GCGTTTATATCAGTAAAACGTCCTACATCCGGCAGGGAGAGGAATCTCTGGACGGCTTCTACAGAGCGTGGCACCAGGTGGACTATTACAG GTACATGCGCTTCTTCCCCGACGGCTACGTCATGATGTTGACCACGCCCGAGGAGCCTCTCGCCACGGTTCCACGTCTACGCAGCAAGAACGCGAG gatGGACTCCATCATGATCGGTCACTACCGGCTGTCCCAGGATACGGACAATCAAACCAAAGTTTACGTGGTCGTATCTAAAAGGAAAGACGAG AAGTTGCCCGAGTACCAGAGGAGTCGGTTCTGCAGGCGGTACCCGGCCCCTGAGTCTGAGCGCTCCTTCCATGTGGGGCTGCAGCTATCCTCTGGGGGGCGCCAGAGTTTTAACAAGCTCGTGTGGATCCATCACTCCTGCCACATCACTTACAG ATCAACTGGAGAAACGGTCATCACGGCGTTCGACCTCGACAAAATGTACACGCCGTTGTATTTCGCCCGCGTGAAGTGCTACACGGCGTTCTCAGAGCGCCCCCTGTAG
- the elovl5 gene encoding elongation of very long chain fatty acids protein 5 isoform X2, with the protein MESINHRLNKYFDSFMGPRDPRVRGWLLLDNYLPTLAFTIIYLLIVWMGPKYMRNKQPFSCRGILVVYNLALTLLSLYMFYELVAAVWQGSYNFFCQDTHSGGAADDRIIHVLWWYYFSKIIEFMDTFFFILRKNDYQITFLHIYHHATMVNIWWFVMNWVPCGHSYFGATFNSFIHVLMYSYYGLSAIPAMRPYLWWKKYITQGQLIQFVLTMFQTSCAVVWPCGFPKGWLYFQISYMITLIIFFLNFYIQTYKKHGAGKRKDHRHHAVKSANGHSNGVTHTETVTRRKLRAD; encoded by the exons ATGGAAAGCATTAACCACAGGCTGAACAAATATTTTGACTCATTTATGGGTCCCAGGG ATCCTCGTGTGAGAGGCTGGTTACTCCTGGATAACTACCTGCCCACTCTGGCCTTCACCATCATATACCTCCTGATCGTGTGGATGGGGCCGAAGTACATGAGGAACAAGCAGCCGTTCTCCTGCAGGGGGATTTTAGTGGTGTATAATCTGGCGCTCACGCTTCTCTCCCTGTACATGTTTTATGAG CTCGTGGCTGCTGTGTGGCAAGGCAGCTATAATTTCTTCTGCCAGGACACTCACAGCGGAGGAGCAGCTGACGACAGG ATCATTCACGTGCTCTGGTGGTACTACTTCTCCAAGATCATCGAGTTTATGGACACCTTCTTCTTCATCCTGCGCAAAAACGACTACCAGATCACCTTCCTGCACATCTACCACCACGCTACCATGGTGAACATCTGGTGGTTCGTCATGAACTGGGTGCCGTGTGGACATT CCTATTTCGGCGCCACCTTTAACAGCTTCATCCATGTGCTGATGTACTCTTATTACGGGCTCTCCGCCATTCCTGCCATGCGTCCATACCTCTGGTGGAAGAAGTATATAACGCAAGGACAGCTG ATCCAGTTCGTCCTGACCATGTTCCAGACGTCCTGCGCTGTGGTGTGGCCCTGCGGCTTCCCCAAAGGCTGGCTGTATTTCCAGATCAGTTATATGATCACGCTCATCATTTTCTTCCTAAACTTTTACATCCAG ACGTATAAGAAGCACGGAGCCGGGAAGAGAAAGGACCACAGACATCATGCGGTCAAATCGGCGAACGGCCATTCGAACGGCGTGACTCATACAGAAACAGTCACGCGCAGGAAGCTGAGGGCAGACTGA
- the elovl5 gene encoding elongation of very long chain fatty acids protein 5 isoform X1: MKMMMMTMTSWLEMESINHRLNKYFDSFMGPRDPRVRGWLLLDNYLPTLAFTIIYLLIVWMGPKYMRNKQPFSCRGILVVYNLALTLLSLYMFYELVAAVWQGSYNFFCQDTHSGGAADDRIIHVLWWYYFSKIIEFMDTFFFILRKNDYQITFLHIYHHATMVNIWWFVMNWVPCGHSYFGATFNSFIHVLMYSYYGLSAIPAMRPYLWWKKYITQGQLIQFVLTMFQTSCAVVWPCGFPKGWLYFQISYMITLIIFFLNFYIQTYKKHGAGKRKDHRHHAVKSANGHSNGVTHTETVTRRKLRAD, translated from the exons atgaagatgatgatgatgacgatgactTCTTG GCTAGAGATGGAAAGCATTAACCACAGGCTGAACAAATATTTTGACTCATTTATGGGTCCCAGGG ATCCTCGTGTGAGAGGCTGGTTACTCCTGGATAACTACCTGCCCACTCTGGCCTTCACCATCATATACCTCCTGATCGTGTGGATGGGGCCGAAGTACATGAGGAACAAGCAGCCGTTCTCCTGCAGGGGGATTTTAGTGGTGTATAATCTGGCGCTCACGCTTCTCTCCCTGTACATGTTTTATGAG CTCGTGGCTGCTGTGTGGCAAGGCAGCTATAATTTCTTCTGCCAGGACACTCACAGCGGAGGAGCAGCTGACGACAGG ATCATTCACGTGCTCTGGTGGTACTACTTCTCCAAGATCATCGAGTTTATGGACACCTTCTTCTTCATCCTGCGCAAAAACGACTACCAGATCACCTTCCTGCACATCTACCACCACGCTACCATGGTGAACATCTGGTGGTTCGTCATGAACTGGGTGCCGTGTGGACATT CCTATTTCGGCGCCACCTTTAACAGCTTCATCCATGTGCTGATGTACTCTTATTACGGGCTCTCCGCCATTCCTGCCATGCGTCCATACCTCTGGTGGAAGAAGTATATAACGCAAGGACAGCTG ATCCAGTTCGTCCTGACCATGTTCCAGACGTCCTGCGCTGTGGTGTGGCCCTGCGGCTTCCCCAAAGGCTGGCTGTATTTCCAGATCAGTTATATGATCACGCTCATCATTTTCTTCCTAAACTTTTACATCCAG ACGTATAAGAAGCACGGAGCCGGGAAGAGAAAGGACCACAGACATCATGCGGTCAAATCGGCGAACGGCCATTCGAACGGCGTGACTCATACAGAAACAGTCACGCGCAGGAAGCTGAGGGCAGACTGA
- the gclc gene encoding glutamate--cysteine ligase catalytic subunit: MGLLTQGSPLNWSETKKYADHVRKHGIVQFLNIYNKVKDRQKDVLKWGDEVEYMLVELDEKNEKACLVLNGNEVLETLQEKGENANPNHPTLWRPEYGSYMIEGTPGQPYGGTMSEFNTVEDNMGKRRREGCSVLNKDETLCTITSFPRLGCPGFTKPEQKPTPVEKGASKSLFFPDEAINRHPRFSTLTRNIRHRRGEKVAINVPIFKDQNTPNPFVETFPEDDGEAASAALSDHIYMDAMGFGMGNCCLQVTFQACSISEARYLYDQLATFCPIMMALSAASPFYRGYMSDIDCRWGVISASVDDRTREERGLEPLKNNKFRIHKSRYDSIDSYLSFCGEKYNDIELTKDDEIYNQLLDAGIDKLLAQHIAHLFIRDPLSLFLEKIHLDDENESDHFENLQSTNWQTMRFKPPPPNSDIGWRVEFRPMEVQLTDFENAAYVVFIVLLTRVILSYKLDFLIPLSKVDDNMKVAQKRNAVQESMFYFKKDIYKGCNPLFESKNGVENDEDQEEYTLMSIDTIINGKEGVFQGLVPILNCYLENMEVDVDTRCTILNYLKLIKKRASGELMTMAKWMREFVAKHPQYKKDSVITDKINYDLLRKCDRIAKGEEQCPELIGEPVKRGN, from the exons gtGGAGTACATGTTGGTAGAActggatgaaaaaaatgaaaaggctTGTCTTGTTCTGAATGGAAATGAAGTGTTGGAAACGTTGCAAGAAAAGGGGGAAAATGCCAACCCTAA CCATCCAACCCTGTGGAGACCAGAGTATGGCAGCTACATGATTGAGGGCACGCCGGGGCAGCCTTATGGTGGAACGATGTCAGAGTTCAACACCGTAGAGGACAACATGGGTAAACGGAGGAGGGAGGGCTGCTCCGTGCTCAACAAAGACGAGACTCTCTGCACCATCACGTCATTCCCTCG GTTGGGTTGTCCAGGTTTCACAAAGCCAGAACAAAAGCCAACTCCTGTTGAAAAAGGAGCAAGCAAGTCTCTCTTCTTCCCCGATGAAGCAATCAACAGGCATCCCCGCTTCAG CACTTTGACCAGGAACATTCGTCACAGAAGGGGGGAGAAGGTGGCCATCAACGTACCGA tCTTTAAAGATCAAAACACACCAAATCCATTTGTGGAGACGTTTCCTGAGGACGACGGGGAGGCGGCGAGCGCAGCCCTCTCTGACCACATCTACATGGACGCCATGGGCTTTGGAATGGGAAACTGCTGTCTGCAG GTCACATTTCAAGCTTGCAGCATCAGTGAGGCTCGATACCTCTATGATCAGCTGGCCACATTCTGCCCCATAATG ATGGCCCTCAGTGCTGCTTCTCCTTTCTATCGTGGCTACATGTCGGATATCGACTGTCGCTGGGGCGTTATCTCAGCCTCGGTGGACGACAGAACTCGGGAAGAACGAGGGCTGGAG cctttaaaaaacaacaagttCAGGATCCACAAGTCAAGATACGATTCCATCGACAGCTACCTTTCTTTTTGTGGGGAAAAATACAACGATATAGAATTGACGAAAGACGATGAGATCTACAATCAGCTCCTGGAcgcgg GTATTGACAAACTATTGGCCCAGCACATCGCACACCTTTTTATTCGTGACCCACTTTCACTGTTTCTGGAGAAGATTCATTTGGATGATGAGAACGAATCGGATCACTTTGAG AATCTTCAGTCAACTAACTGGCAGACCATGAGATTCAAACCACCTCCTCCAAATTCTGACATAGGATGGAGAGTCGAGTTTCGGCCCATGGAG GTTCAGTTAACCGACTTTGAGAACGCTGCATATGTTGTGTTCATTGTACTCCTCACACGAGTGATCCTTTCCTACAAGTTAGACTTTCTCATTCCTTTGTCAAag GTTGATGACAACATGAAAGTCGCCCAGAAACGAAATGCCGTGCAAGAAAGCATGTTTTATTTCAAGAAGGACATCTATAAAG GCTGTAACCCGTTATTTGAATCAAAAAATGGCGTTGAGAATGACGAAGATCAGGAGGAGTACACTCTGATGAGCATTGACACGATCATCAACGGCAAG GAGGGAGTGTTCCAGGGACTTGTACCGATTCTGAACTGCTACCTGGAGAATATGGAGGTTGACGTAGACACACGATGCACCATCTTGAACTACCTGAAACTCATTAAGAAGCGAGCATCGG GAGAACTGATGACCATGGCGAAGTGGATGAGGGAATTCGTTGCCAAGCATCCACAGTACAAGAAAGACAGCGTGATAACTGACAAAATAAACTACGACCTGCTCCGTAAGTGCGACCGAATTGCCAAGGGAGAAGAGCAGTGCCCTGAACTGATCGGTGAGCCGGTGAAAAGAGGAAACTGA